A window of the Scytonema millei VB511283 genome harbors these coding sequences:
- a CDS encoding DUF58 domain-containing protein, with translation MIPARRVYLLLLLGIAVAPLLATIWNVPRSILVMLLFDTVILGLTIADSLLVRRHRIQVERSLPARLSIGRDNLVVVTVRSLKKSAQIQIYDYYPMQFAVSANTLTAALASNSTTDLTYTIHPNQRGEFGWGDLQVRQLGAWGLGWDNWKIPQSQKVKVYPDLVGLRSLSIRLTLQSAGSIRKLRQRGIGTEFAELKDYSTGDDLRLIDWKATARRNRPLVRVLEPEHEQTLIILLDRGRLMTAQVSGLKRFDWGLNATLALALAGIHRGDRVGVGVFDKQMQTWIPPERGQNQLNKLIDRLTPIQPVLLESDYISAVTSIVKQQARRALVVLITDIVDITASAELLAALGRLTPRYLPFCVTLRDRQVDRLANTSTDEVNPTYARAVALDLLSQRQVAFAGLKQKGVLVLDAPADLISEQLVERYLQLKARNQL, from the coding sequence ATGATTCCTGCCAGAAGAGTTTATTTGTTGCTGTTATTGGGAATAGCAGTCGCACCTCTATTAGCCACAATTTGGAACGTACCGCGCAGTATCTTGGTAATGCTGCTTTTTGATACTGTGATTTTAGGACTGACGATCGCCGACAGCTTATTAGTACGCCGTCATCGCATCCAAGTCGAGCGATCGCTACCCGCTAGACTTTCCATCGGACGGGATAATCTGGTGGTTGTGACAGTGCGATCGCTTAAAAAATCAGCTCAAATTCAAATTTACGATTATTACCCGATGCAGTTTGCTGTTTCTGCCAATACGCTGACTGCTGCTCTTGCATCTAACAGCACGACGGACTTAACTTATACAATTCACCCCAACCAACGGGGAGAATTTGGCTGGGGAGATCTGCAAGTGAGACAATTGGGTGCTTGGGGATTAGGTTGGGATAATTGGAAGATTCCTCAAAGTCAGAAAGTGAAAGTTTATCCTGATTTAGTAGGGTTGCGATCGCTCTCGATTCGTTTGACACTACAATCGGCTGGTTCGATCCGCAAGCTGCGCCAACGGGGAATCGGCACGGAATTTGCCGAGTTGAAAGATTATAGTACGGGTGATGATTTGCGGTTGATTGACTGGAAAGCTACGGCTCGTCGCAACCGTCCTTTGGTGCGAGTTTTGGAGCCAGAACACGAACAAACCCTGATTATTCTATTGGATAGAGGACGCTTGATGACGGCTCAAGTATCAGGGTTAAAGCGGTTTGATTGGGGTTTAAACGCAACTTTGGCTTTAGCACTAGCGGGAATTCATCGCGGCGATCGCGTGGGTGTGGGAGTATTTGATAAACAAATGCAGACTTGGATACCACCAGAACGAGGGCAAAATCAATTAAATAAACTGATCGATCGCCTGACACCAATTCAACCCGTATTACTCGAATCTGACTACATCAGTGCTGTAACGAGTATTGTCAAGCAACAAGCTCGCAGAGCTTTAGTAGTATTAATTACAGATATTGTTGATATTACCGCTTCTGCCGAATTATTGGCAGCATTGGGCAGACTCACACCCCGTTATTTACCTTTTTGCGTTACATTGCGCGATCGCCAAGTGGATCGGTTAGCTAATACTTCTACAGATGAAGTTAATCCGACTTATGCCCGTGCTGTGGCTTTGGATTTATTATCTCAGCGTCAAGTTGCCTTTGCTGGGTTGAAACAAAAAGGCGTTTTGGTATTGGATGCACCAGCCGATTTAATTTCCGAACAGTTGGTAGAGCGATATTTGCAGCTCAAGGCGAGGAATCAATTGTAA
- a CDS encoding DUF2157 domain-containing protein translates to MKIYKEDLSWAASQGLITEAQADALWQALSHRSGDRPQFNFANVAFYFGALVVISAMSWFMNLAWESFGGGGMFLLASIYTFCFVMAGKTLYFHQNMKIPGGLLFAIAVCMTPLAIYGLQRWMGFWIQGDPGVYRNYYVWIKGSWFLMELGTVIAGLIALKFVRFPFLTAPIAFSLYFMSMDLTPLLFGKNDFTWEQRLLVSLWFGIACIVVAYLIDLRTRRRDGDFAFWLYLFGLLAFWFGMTLMGNSNEWQKFIYCLINLGLILLSVLLKRKVFMVFGAMGVFGYLGHLAYTVFKDALLFPFALTVLGISIIYLGVLYQRHSRAIEHFCDRFLPQELRQLLPRD, encoded by the coding sequence ATGAAAATTTACAAAGAAGATTTGTCTTGGGCAGCTTCCCAAGGCTTAATTACTGAGGCGCAAGCAGACGCGCTATGGCAAGCATTATCTCACCGGAGCGGCGATCGCCCCCAATTTAATTTTGCCAACGTAGCTTTCTATTTTGGGGCTTTGGTTGTCATCTCTGCCATGAGTTGGTTTATGAATTTAGCATGGGAATCATTTGGTGGCGGTGGAATGTTTCTATTAGCTAGTATTTATACATTTTGCTTCGTTATGGCGGGCAAAACTTTGTACTTTCACCAAAATATGAAAATTCCTGGGGGATTGCTATTTGCGATCGCAGTTTGCATGACTCCTCTAGCAATTTATGGACTGCAAAGATGGATGGGATTTTGGATTCAAGGCGATCCAGGTGTATATCGAAATTACTATGTTTGGATTAAAGGCAGTTGGTTTTTGATGGAATTGGGAACTGTTATTGCAGGTTTAATTGCACTCAAGTTTGTTAGATTTCCATTTTTGACTGCGCCTATTGCTTTTTCACTATATTTCATGTCAATGGATTTAACGCCATTGCTATTTGGTAAAAATGATTTTACTTGGGAACAAAGACTTTTGGTTTCTCTATGGTTTGGAATTGCATGTATTGTTGTCGCCTATTTAATCGATCTTCGCACGCGCAGACGAGATGGAGATTTTGCCTTTTGGCTGTATCTATTTGGCTTACTTGCCTTCTGGTTTGGTATGACTTTGATGGGCAATAGCAATGAGTGGCAAAAATTTATTTATTGTTTAATTAATCTGGGATTAATTTTACTATCGGTGTTATTGAAACGCAAAGTTTTTATGGTTTTTGGCGCTATGGGTGTTTTTGGGTATTTAGGTCATCTCGCTTATACAGTGTTTAAAGATGCCTTACTATTTCCTTTTGCACTCACTGTTTTGGGAATATCGATTATATACTTGGGTGTTTTATACCAACGCCATAGCAGAGCGATCGAGCATTTCTGCGATCGCTTTCTACCACAAGAATTGCGGCAATTGTTGCCGCGAGATTAA
- a CDS encoding M14 family metallopeptidase: protein MPEVRFDKYYRYADLTEIVGAYAREFPHLVRLQSIGKSYEGRDIWLLTVTNFATGDDPDKPALWVDGNIHATELAPSSACLYLLQALVTGYGTQPDITRCLDTRVFYICPRVNPDGAELALADRPKFIRSSTRPYPHQGERDEGLVMTDMDGDGRILQMRIPDPNGAWKVCPTEPRLLIPREPIETGGQYYRILPEGEIENYNGIQIDIPPPKEGLDLNRNFPSGWRQEQEQMGAGPYPASEAEVRSLVDFITSHPNITGAIAFHTFSGVILRPYSHQSDDELPTKDLRVYQRIGNQATELTQYPAVSVFHEFRYDPKDFITGAFDDWAYEHQGVFAWTVEIWSPQRQAGIKEYKLIDWYREHPFEDDLTMLRWSDEVLGGKGYVDWYPFNHPQLGEVELGGWDAMYAWSNPPPQFLEKELARFPEWLVWHLLISPQLEIYEASISHLGGSNYRIRFAVQNTGWLPTYVTERAMDKKLVRGCLCEIELPEGAKLVTGKLREDVGQLEGRAYQPSAPLRRQADSTSDRALVEWVVYAPDDGTVFKLTARHDRAGVVRTQLTVDS from the coding sequence ATGCCAGAAGTCCGATTCGATAAGTACTATCGCTATGCAGACTTGACCGAGATTGTAGGCGCATACGCCCGAGAATTTCCGCACCTGGTACGCCTGCAAAGCATTGGTAAAAGCTACGAAGGCAGAGACATTTGGCTGTTGACAGTTACCAATTTCGCGACGGGTGACGATCCAGATAAGCCTGCTTTGTGGGTAGATGGTAATATCCATGCCACCGAACTTGCGCCTTCAAGTGCCTGCCTGTATTTACTGCAAGCGTTGGTGACTGGCTACGGCACTCAACCTGATATTACCCGTTGCTTGGACACTCGCGTATTTTATATCTGTCCCCGCGTCAATCCTGATGGCGCTGAGTTGGCGTTAGCAGATCGACCAAAGTTTATCCGTTCTAGCACTCGTCCTTATCCTCACCAGGGAGAACGAGACGAAGGATTAGTCATGACAGATATGGACGGAGATGGTCGAATTCTACAAATGAGAATACCAGATCCGAATGGTGCTTGGAAAGTTTGCCCAACTGAACCGCGTTTATTAATTCCACGGGAACCAATAGAAACAGGCGGACAATATTACCGCATCCTCCCAGAGGGAGAAATTGAAAACTACAACGGCATCCAGATTGACATTCCACCACCGAAAGAAGGACTCGACTTAAACCGCAATTTTCCGAGTGGATGGCGACAAGAACAAGAGCAAATGGGAGCTGGACCCTATCCTGCCTCAGAAGCAGAAGTGCGATCGCTAGTTGATTTTATTACCAGTCATCCTAATATTACAGGGGCGATCGCCTTTCATACTTTTAGTGGTGTTATCCTGCGCCCGTACAGCCATCAGAGCGATGACGAGTTACCCACCAAAGATTTGCGCGTTTACCAACGCATCGGCAATCAAGCCACCGAACTAACTCAATACCCTGCTGTCTCGGTCTTTCACGAATTTCGCTACGATCCCAAAGACTTTATTACAGGTGCATTTGACGATTGGGCTTACGAACACCAAGGAGTATTTGCCTGGACGGTAGAAATTTGGAGTCCGCAGCGTCAAGCCGGAATTAAAGAGTATAAACTTATCGACTGGTATAGAGAACACCCTTTTGAAGATGACTTAACCATGCTGCGTTGGAGCGATGAAGTTCTGGGTGGTAAAGGTTATGTCGATTGGTATCCCTTCAACCATCCCCAACTCGGTGAAGTCGAACTAGGAGGCTGGGATGCAATGTATGCCTGGTCAAATCCTCCCCCCCAGTTTTTGGAAAAAGAGCTGGCGCGTTTTCCCGAGTGGTTGGTATGGCACTTGTTAATCTCACCTCAGTTGGAAATCTATGAGGCGAGTATCAGTCACTTAGGCGGTTCTAACTACCGCATCCGCTTTGCCGTTCAAAATACAGGTTGGCTACCTACCTACGTTACGGAAAGAGCAATGGATAAAAAACTGGTACGGGGTTGTCTATGTGAAATCGAGCTACCAGAAGGGGCAAAATTGGTAACAGGTAAATTGCGAGAAGATGTAGGACAACTCGAAGGACGCGCCTACCAACCTTCTGCACCCCTGAGAAGACAAGCCGATTCTACAAGCGATCGCGCTTTGGTTGAATGGGTAGTATACGCGCCTGACGATGGCACAGTATTCAAATTAACTGCTCGTCACGATCGCGCCGGAGTCGTCCGTACTCAGTTAACAGTTGACAGTTAA
- a CDS encoding alkaline phosphatase family protein, whose amino-acid sequence MGLKFPFSFSLASLKRFIPIVIVTFGLTFIFHFFAATPAVNKPHPKIVLISLDGATPPLLDRYFATGVLDKHKGLGLLQSQGLVAKQNQTITPSLTAPAHIAIGTGSTAARNNINANSFHLVASPFKQNISGFAAPIGGYSVGIDGPLDDHTQTAESLWIALRNNGKKVVAATFPGADGLDIKIPGLTDSPIVQSASDRTVDYTVPYGAFGGVGARGFSFTAADFSDAASEIIQQLTTAGKTSFSPVKVTTLETIPASGSGSLTGGGGPYNLQVAAIDTSNDKAVNYDTLIIFDADRGIQPRASQPPATGSAYLKASDRTSSLFYFEGSTNKVGTSFYVTQLTPDLSQVRLARYSANYIPRNPAVLADVDDANDRVGFWVPQPDFRIPERISPGFDDFPDLELEAIYQDQVHTFVDYQTRIALRAIAQNPDADLVLTYIEQPDGSGHQFLITDPRQATDFRNPNSIGNNQDREKIERYQKYLRSAYQEANTAVQRIIEAVGTNKRGRPNSNVIVVSDHGFAPFHTAVSLNNYLSSLGFDNTKVRAITSGPAVNIYINLQGREPDGTVSQAEYVTLQQQLVDALSKFTDTNPNYTAGNGSVAIFDKIYARPIPSDPSDRNFGLDTSEFIGQDSGDVFAIMQLGYNFDGTQTPAVQRLGDPTSETPLLSVPNFYGVHGYDPELPEMSAIFYAAGSDIGAGTIQRVRNIDIAPTILRILGVQPAPTVEGNPVNLGRA is encoded by the coding sequence ATGGGGTTAAAATTTCCGTTCAGTTTCAGTCTGGCTTCACTCAAACGTTTTATCCCAATTGTTATTGTTACTTTCGGATTAACTTTTATATTTCACTTCTTTGCTGCAACTCCAGCTGTTAACAAACCTCATCCCAAAATCGTCCTGATTTCCCTAGATGGCGCGACACCACCGTTGCTCGATCGCTACTTTGCAACTGGTGTATTAGATAAACATAAGGGATTGGGACTGTTGCAAAGTCAAGGACTTGTTGCCAAACAAAATCAAACTATCACCCCGTCTCTAACTGCGCCAGCCCATATTGCGATCGGGACTGGTTCTACAGCTGCTCGTAACAATATTAATGCTAATAGCTTTCACCTCGTCGCCAGTCCTTTCAAACAAAATATCAGCGGTTTTGCGGCTCCAATTGGCGGCTACTCGGTAGGAATTGATGGACCCTTAGATGACCATACCCAAACTGCTGAATCTCTCTGGATTGCGCTGCGGAACAACGGTAAGAAAGTCGTTGCGGCTACCTTTCCCGGTGCAGATGGACTCGATATCAAAATTCCTGGTTTAACAGACAGCCCAATTGTCCAATCAGCTAGCGATCGCACGGTAGATTACACTGTACCGTATGGTGCGTTTGGCGGCGTAGGAGCTAGGGGCTTTAGCTTCACAGCAGCAGATTTTAGCGACGCTGCTAGCGAAATTATTCAGCAACTCACAACCGCAGGTAAAACATCTTTTAGTCCCGTGAAAGTCACGACTCTCGAAACCATTCCTGCAAGCGGTTCGGGTAGCTTGACTGGTGGCGGCGGTCCCTACAACCTGCAAGTAGCGGCGATCGATACGAGCAACGATAAAGCGGTTAACTACGATACTTTAATTATTTTTGATGCCGATCGCGGTATCCAACCTAGAGCATCTCAACCCCCTGCTACTGGTTCCGCGTACCTCAAGGCTAGCGATCGCACCTCCAGTTTATTTTACTTTGAAGGCAGTACAAATAAAGTTGGTACGAGTTTCTATGTAACTCAACTCACCCCCGACCTTTCCCAGGTGCGGTTAGCGCGTTATTCTGCTAACTATATTCCTCGCAATCCAGCAGTTTTGGCGGATGTGGACGATGCAAACGATCGTGTTGGGTTCTGGGTTCCTCAGCCTGACTTCCGCATCCCCGAACGAATCAGTCCAGGCTTTGATGATTTTCCCGATTTAGAACTAGAAGCCATTTATCAAGATCAAGTTCATACTTTTGTAGATTACCAGACGCGGATTGCTTTGCGGGCGATCGCCCAAAATCCCGATGCGGATCTTGTCTTGACATATATCGAACAACCTGATGGTTCGGGACACCAATTTCTGATTACCGATCCTCGCCAAGCTACTGATTTTCGCAATCCAAACTCGATTGGGAATAATCAAGACCGAGAAAAAATTGAGCGATATCAAAAGTATCTGCGATCGGCTTATCAAGAAGCAAATACAGCCGTGCAGCGAATTATTGAGGCTGTTGGAACAAATAAGCGCGGTAGACCGAATAGTAATGTTATCGTAGTTTCCGACCACGGTTTTGCCCCGTTCCACACCGCAGTTAGCCTCAACAACTACCTCAGCAGCTTGGGCTTTGATAATACAAAAGTACGAGCAATTACCTCGGGTCCAGCGGTCAACATTTACATCAATTTGCAGGGACGAGAACCGGATGGCACTGTGAGTCAAGCAGAATATGTCACGCTGCAACAACAGTTGGTTGATGCGCTATCCAAATTTACCGATACTAATCCAAACTATACTGCGGGGAACGGATCTGTAGCGATCTTCGATAAGATTTACGCTCGTCCCATACCTAGCGATCCGAGCGATCGCAACTTTGGCTTAGATACAAGTGAGTTTATCGGTCAAGACAGTGGAGATGTTTTTGCAATTATGCAGCTGGGGTACAATTTTGACGGCACTCAAACCCCAGCAGTACAACGTTTGGGCGATCCGACTTCAGAGACTCCATTGCTATCAGTCCCCAACTTCTACGGCGTTCATGGCTACGATCCAGAATTACCAGAGATGAGCGCAATTTTTTATGCTGCTGGATCGGATATTGGTGCTGGGACAATTCAGCGAGTGCGTAATATCGATATTGCCCCTACGATCCTGCGAATTTTGGGCGTGCAACCAGCGCCTACTGTGGAAGGCAATCCGGTCAATCTAGGTCGGGCGTAA
- the ychF gene encoding redox-regulated ATPase YchF has product MLRAGIVGLPNVGKSTLFNALVANAKAEAANFPFCTIEPNVGVVAVPDERLKVLAEISNSAQIVPTRVEFVDIAGLVKGASQGEGLGNQFLSHIREVDAIVHVVRCFENDDIIHVAGSVDPVRDIEVINLELGLADLAQIERRSDRARKLARTSKEAQLELTVLDKLTEAINLGRPARQVSLTDEEAVLIKGLGLLTAKPVIYAANVSEDDLSTGNQWVEQVRQFAASDKAQVVIVSAQVESELVEIPEEERAEFLATLGVEEGGLKSLIRATYELLGLRTYFTTGPKETRAWTITAGMVAPQAAGVIHSDFERGFIRAETVAYDDLVANGSMNGAKEKGLVRSEGKEYIVKEGDVMLFRFNV; this is encoded by the coding sequence ATGCTCAGAGCCGGAATTGTCGGACTGCCTAATGTCGGCAAATCTACATTGTTTAATGCTTTAGTTGCCAATGCCAAAGCGGAGGCGGCTAATTTTCCTTTTTGTACGATTGAACCAAATGTGGGCGTGGTTGCCGTACCAGATGAACGACTAAAGGTGCTTGCCGAAATTTCTAACTCCGCGCAAATCGTGCCTACGCGGGTTGAGTTTGTCGATATTGCGGGTTTGGTCAAAGGTGCAAGTCAGGGAGAAGGACTAGGCAATCAATTTCTTTCCCACATCCGCGAAGTTGATGCGATCGTTCATGTCGTGCGTTGTTTTGAGAATGACGATATCATTCACGTCGCTGGTTCTGTCGATCCGGTACGAGATATTGAGGTGATTAATTTAGAACTGGGTTTAGCAGATTTAGCCCAAATCGAACGCAGAAGCGATCGCGCCCGCAAGCTAGCTCGAACCAGCAAAGAAGCTCAGCTTGAATTGACTGTGTTAGATAAATTGACAGAAGCTATCAATCTAGGTAGACCAGCCCGTCAAGTCAGTCTAACTGATGAAGAAGCTGTCTTAATTAAAGGGTTGGGATTGCTCACAGCTAAACCAGTTATTTATGCCGCAAACGTATCGGAGGACGATCTGTCAACTGGAAACCAATGGGTGGAACAAGTCAGGCAGTTTGCAGCCTCTGATAAAGCACAGGTGGTTATAGTTTCAGCACAAGTAGAATCGGAATTAGTCGAAATCCCAGAAGAAGAACGAGCCGAATTTCTTGCCACATTAGGGGTAGAAGAAGGCGGGTTAAAATCTTTAATTCGCGCTACCTACGAATTACTCGGTTTGCGTACCTACTTTACTACGGGTCCAAAAGAAACTCGCGCTTGGACAATTACCGCCGGAATGGTAGCACCGCAAGCTGCTGGAGTCATTCACTCTGATTTTGAGCGAGGTTTTATTCGCGCTGAAACGGTGGCTTACGACGACTTAGTAGCCAATGGCTCGATGAATGGCGCTAAAGAGAAAGGCTTAGTCCGTAGTGAAGGAAAAGAATACATCGTCAAGGAAGGGGACGTGATGCTGTTTCGGTTTAACGTGTAG
- a CDS encoding WGxxGxxG family protein translates to MKIAALSKIIGAGVLAFSLTALPVSAQTTTTPDAGTTTTQPTVVDDDVDDRNDDSNWGWLGLLGLAGLLGLAGRKRKEPTAYRDPDRTVGSTTYRE, encoded by the coding sequence ATGAAAATTGCTGCTCTTTCTAAAATAATTGGTGCTGGAGTTCTCGCCTTCAGCTTGACAGCACTACCTGTATCTGCACAAACCACTACCACCCCAGACGCTGGAACAACAACGACTCAACCTACAGTTGTTGACGATGACGTAGACGATCGCAATGATGATAGTAACTGGGGTTGGCTTGGCTTACTCGGTCTAGCTGGATTACTCGGTCTAGCTGGAAGAAAGAGAAAAGAACCTACAGCATATCGCGACCCCGATCGAACTGTAGGTAGCACGACTTATAGAGAATAA
- the smpB gene encoding SsrA-binding protein SmpB, with the protein MSDNDGYKVLSDNRKARFLYDILETYEAGLQLMGTEVKSIRAGKVNLQDGYALIRNGEAWLINVHISPYTSSSQYFNHDPRRTRKLLLHRQEIRKLIGKVEQQGLTLVPLKLYLKRGLVKISIGLAKGKKLHDKREDLKRRQDQREIQRAMKNY; encoded by the coding sequence ATGAGCGACAACGACGGTTATAAGGTATTGAGCGACAATCGCAAAGCCCGCTTTTTGTACGATATCCTCGAAACCTATGAGGCAGGACTGCAACTCATGGGTACAGAAGTCAAGTCAATCCGTGCAGGTAAAGTCAACCTGCAAGATGGCTATGCTCTTATTCGTAACGGAGAGGCATGGCTAATTAACGTTCATATCTCACCCTATACTAGCAGCAGTCAATATTTTAATCACGACCCTCGCCGCACTCGTAAACTCCTACTGCATCGGCAGGAAATTCGCAAGCTGATTGGTAAGGTAGAACAACAGGGCTTGACATTAGTGCCGCTAAAACTGTATCTCAAACGCGGCTTAGTCAAAATTAGTATTGGACTTGCTAAAGGGAAAAAACTCCATGACAAGCGGGAAGATTTAAAGCGTCGTCAAGACCAAAGAGAGATACAAAGGGCGATGAAAAACTACTAA